One Dysidea avara chromosome 8, odDysAvar1.4, whole genome shotgun sequence genomic window, gctgtcagtaaAACGcaaggaacacaaaggaggacaagaataaatccatgatgtgtgtattgtacatacagtatggtaagggcACCATCTGGCTGAAGCGATGCAacctaacagtgaaaaaatcaagtccatagtcTTAGCTATTaatgagttacacttgtctgaaggtactAATATGTCAGTACATATGTCAGTCAGTATAAAATAataacttattggaagcatttcagatcaTGCTGAGGGAAATTTTGGGCTTGGGTTATATTtacgtaaccaatactgccaaggagcCATGATGGGTCAtattcgggtcagtgggtcatggGTCATTGATGTTGACCAACTTTACCCTGATTCATATATGAACTTTTGGCCAACACATTTTGCCTTAGCAAGCCATAAAAATGAACTGTACTTGTTTTCTTCATGTACTACCAACTACACATTTCCACAGATTTACTGTGATATGACAATTGATGGTGGAGGATGGACCCTTGTTTGGAAACACACTTACATGAAATACAAAACACTGAATGAAAAGATGTTCTACTACTCTGACTACAATCAACCTTGTGTCAAAAACGCTAGCTATGAAGAATGGTGTAATGTACCAAACAAAGCTCGTTTCAACCCCACTGAACAAATGATAGTAGCATATCACAAAGGAACAATAGTTTATGCGTATAAAGGATATTTTAATTGCAACATTGATCGCCACTGGACTGGAGGTATATTACTTGATGCCAAGAAGGTGATAGATCAGTGTAAAAGGAGTAGTCTTAATGGAGTTCCACCAGCACCGTCTATACaccaccattcaggaatattTGGTCTCACATTTGACAAAGCATCACCCACCAACCATTATCTTGATTGTGATACATATCATCAAGGATCTACACTGACAACCCCAAAAGATTGTCGATGGCTCAATTGTGATCTCCCTTCTTCTATTTCCAGCAGGGTACATTACACTGATATGACCATAGCTATATTTGTCCGCTAACTGCTAACCAGTGACTTTTGCTGAACAATTGACTGCTGTTTACCCCCTCAACTAGTGCTGTGTGTGATATTTCTTCTCTGCAATCTGCATTGAACCATTCATTTAGTCAAACTGTAATCATATTGCATTAATGTTCTAGGCTAATTCAACCATATAAATAGTGGTAAAAATTTGCAAATCATTGTCAAAAAGTTAAATCCATACTGGATAATGAATTGATCTTCTACTATAACTTATCATAAATATTAGTGAAAAACTGATCAACCAACATCTCATACAGTGAGCATGTAAATCTATCATTAACCAATTCATGCAAGTACTACTTACACACTCTATCATTTCCAAGCTCACAATGGTACAACACATTCATGCATGTATTATGTTAACACTAACTGATTCAAATTGtttgttgtgacagctacaacATTTGGAGGTAGAGGAATAAAAAGTGACCTTTCTATACGAACATGTTATGATACATCTTTAACCAGGTTGTACAAtcacagaccttcagcattgTGCTGTatagctttaataaataaaatacttGAGTCTACAGTGGACTCTATGCATACAGATTATCTGTGTACTGTAGTGTACCTCAaaatagtgactgttctattagagtattttgtcacaaATGCTTGTAATTGAACAGAACCCTGTGCAAATAAATgtaaccagattttacagaactgattcaaatcacacatcaggtaaaatcaaactaacaccaccagtgagTAGCTACACTACCATACAATTGGTTTTGACCCTCAATATTACTCAAGGGTGATTTAagagacatcttttctgggtggtatgGTGAGCTTGACTGatagtttctggccttgtgaaagacctggcttgacaagaatcagtggtgtacTTGTGGATAGCCTGCTATGGTTGTCCAAACATTTTCTGTGTTCATTTTGCTGCATATtaaccactaaggagccagcacagccctgtaatcttgtgccTGGACTTCAATTGTAGTCTGCattcattttgaagtctatctcttccCCGTCCCACCACCCTCTGCCTCTTTGTGAGCACTATCACTCGTCAAACTGGTcaatcttatttggtgggaaactttaCAACCTGCTATATATACGTAAGTACTGGAGGtgatctgaaaggtaatagattgatgcattgtaaatttcatacatgtgCTCACTATCCTTGGCTAGTTATAATGCCATTTATCTTGATTGAAACTTAAATGTGCAATttttcaaaatccagtcacacgtTGGCTTTGTTTatttaaacaatttttttgtATTATGATAAAAACAACATGCAATAAAACTAATATATAGTGTACTATATtaaaactacacacacacacacgcatgcacatatgcacacacgcacatacacacacacacacgcatgcacaccgcgcacacacacacaatcatcGATTACTGTTAGCTACCATACAAATGTAACCCTGTGAATTTTTGTGTTTTAACAGACTTGTAAATCGTAGTGCCATGAATAAAAAAGATTGGCCATATGAATATACAGTTTAAAGGAACTTGTGAAAATGAAGTCAGTATGACTCATGAtcactactcaccataatcttCCAGTAACATCTTCCATAGTTGAAATAGTGTTAGAGTATCAGAAGACTTGGCACCCTTAAAAGTGCAGCTAACTCAACTGTGCATGTGCAAGTAAAAGATGTGAACACTTATGGGCCTAACAAGTGTACATAGGTAACGTACAAgtactctagttgaaatcaAGGGATTACATAAATACAAGTATGCAAGTATTGAAGGAGCAAGCCTACAAACTAATCTCATTGCATGTTGCTTGCAAGGATAGTGATAACTTATTCAGTACTGACAGTTTATATATAGACATTCTACAATGTACATATTCTCAACTGCAAGCAGTTTGCAGTAACAAAAAGCCAATCATATATTTTGAGAGTTTGGCACAAAATTGCTGTAAATCAAATTTATATCAACACACAGAGCCAGTCAAATAGCTATCCCAAATGAAGCAGAGAGTCATATTCTTCAATACCTacgtagctacagtgtacagaATACTGAAAATGACCTGTTCACAATGAAGTGTTCTGTAAGAGTAATAGAATGGAGCTTGTCTGAATGTGCTTTGATTATCTGAGCACTTAAAGTCATTACCTGAAAACACTGGGGTTCATACAAGTAAGGTTCTATCCTACTTTATAGAATCTAAAGTACCTGGCTATCCACTATCCaaatacagtggtccctccattatccagcCATTGGTTATGTTATCCAAACTGTCgaggtaactgttctattaaaatattttgtctaaaatgtgtgctctatttgAGCAATTGAacaggctctgtatataaatgaatggactTCTATTATCTGAACTTTTTGATCATCTGAACACATTCAGGGCCCAATAAGTTCAGGGACTGATTATCTGAATGCAAAAGTGTAAACAGTTGTGTATTCTATTGGAGCAGATATTCATGGTATTAATGCACAGCTCTGTATGTAAAGATAAATAGACTTCAGTTATTAGAATACATTGAACAGGGGCGTACCcagggggtttcaggaaacccctttggattttacacactacttgaaacattaagaaattgaaacttcaggtttccagaatctgaaatctatcatggaacaggaaacattttaaacttttatcttagttaaataatagtttctcatcTGATAGCAACATCTAAGCATTATTCTGAATTaagattttggtgaaaagatcgagatactctaataaagcagtcaggtaatataaactactctaatataacggtCACTTAGCtgagtggaaaccccttttcaaaattcctgtgtacgccCCTGTTGAACACTTCAGCCAAAACATATAGGAACAAGCAACATTTAAATAAACACTTGTACACAATTCTAAAACTCCCAAGTACACATCTAAACATTCACACAGAATCACATATAATCATCAGTCTTCACAATTACATTGCTGTGAACATCCTGAAGGTTACATCTTccaacaatacagtaaacagcTCTTATGAATGGGTCCTGACTGTTGAACGTTTGTATACTGTCTGTATAGTCATGCTAATGTTGTTGGAGAGAGTTGCCTGTCTTCAGATGAGATGTTGCTGTATGCATAGGTACACAGTGGAGAGGATATAACCTAAGCTGACTATATAGAGTGATCCAGAACTACAACTAATAGAAAACATAGAAACTATAAACACTTTTGTGACCTTGCTGTACCTATAAAAAGCCCTATTGACATTGTACAATTGCGCAGTGCATTAAAAATGCTAAATGATAGTGTTAAGAGCTTGAGCTACTCCTTTACACAGTAACTATtatactttgttttcagctatgctcagtcTGTTGTACATGCAGTGTTACAAATAGAGAGCAGttcaagaagcacctctgcagtcactacagaaaatgcagacaattcccattacaaatgtagggaagccatcatacaCTACTGCAAATTGATACCTTGGGTTGTCAGGGAAAAGAAAGTGGACATAAAGGAGTACATAGTTACatgatgcatgtactgtacataatgGAGTATGCCAAaagggctgaagcaatgttaaACAGTGAAGAAGTTGAGCCCATATCCTGTTTTGAGTTATGTTTGTCAGAAGGCATCAGGCAGCTAGTCATGCAGTAGAAAACTCCTGAACTATacaaaaaaattgtagcaacttttCTGTTGGTCAGCTATCACTCAGATTGCATCTCCAGACCTTTCCTCTATGTGAAGGGGCAGGCACTGCCATACTAATCATACTTTTGTCTGGCACAGCCGCCTCTTTATTTCTAATCAAAGGGGAGGCTGTGCCTGACTAATCAAACCTAAAGAAGGTACAAGTCTGGTAGCTCTTTTTCTGTACATTTTCTGATCAGTGATATAATGCAACCCCCAGACAGCATTAGCATACTCTAAATATAAAAGAGTCTCATTTAAATTGGCAAACAATCATTTAACATCAAGGTGTTCAAAACACATACCAATAAGTCCCAGAATGCAGTTGGCTTTAGCATCTACAGCTGCAGCACGTGAGGTTTTAGTCAAATCACAACTCCCAGATCTTTCTCAGCAATGGCAATACAAAGGGATTCACCATTATTGAAGTAACTGTAAAGTGAAACACTTGATATCCCAATtctcatattattattatttatctgatttgtcaaaagagacagggtgacaccaaagggcagagcctgtacaagggtgtttccctagaagatacaaaactaaaaacggaggggacaaatacagagaaaaacacagctacaaaaaccaaggaagaacacatacacatataaataaattacaacaaaacagtttATACACAGCTTGGCAAAACTTAGACGAGCTGAGATCAAATACATCACACGGTAGAGTGTTCCATAAGAAAAcagtgttcacaaagaaagagtgTCTATAAGAATTGATAGAAGACTGTAGCGGAACAAGGGTGAGAGGATGTGCTCGGGTAcaagatgtattgaaattacagtaattTGATAGCTTCAAAGAATCGTACCTACCTTTTAGGATGTCATAAAGCATAGCCACGCTCAAATAATTCCTTCGAGATGACAGTGT contains:
- the LOC136264382 gene encoding uncharacterized protein: MQLTVVLLVVAVMLELSQATAPRPKDRLPSTVSKRSTTPTKQCASDNEAEIVYNPANPLVIWICKNTTWTPFELLSSTGKTKELSAVNCQQIKEALPVSADTCAPESGVYWVKGMKIYCDMTIDGGGWTLVWKHTYMKYKTLNEKMFYYSDYNQPCVKNASYEEWCNVPNKARFNPTEQMIVAYHKGTIVYAYKGYFNCNIDRHWTGGILLDAKKVIDQCKRSSLNGVPPAPSIHHHSGIFGLTFDKASPTNHYLDCDTYHQGSTLTTPKDCRWLNCDLPSSISSRVHYTDMTIAIFVR